The Coffea arabica cultivar ET-39 chromosome 3c, Coffea Arabica ET-39 HiFi, whole genome shotgun sequence genome contains a region encoding:
- the LOC113734920 gene encoding protein FANTASTIC FOUR 2-like → MTTILQSCLETQFCETATVMLKVAPSKTLESSRSSPCNRPTEVNSTATPNMSSNHDSRGWSFLQFLDNVSSAPKETMEKENVYVHPLTKQYSSSRLSEKSLELCTENLGSETGSDIMDISILSLSSSNSPTSSEDSWIKQEGKLPQEAETSSKCKVNNSRNFPPPLTTISGSNSLQFRPHREDGRLVIHAVEAPLKHNYFQAERSHGRLRLSFLIDHATKFASQLTRMEEDEVDVSDDEDEDCYQLEEEEDDEEGCNIFDVDVETGREKFHRLMTTRCNEGGHGNNGLCNWQEPVWVATS, encoded by the coding sequence ATGACCACCATATTACAGTCTTGTCTTGAGACGCAGTTCTGTGAAACAGCAACTGTCATGCTCAAAGTTGCTCCCTCCAAAACCTTGGAGTCGAGCAGAAGTAGTCCCTGCAACCGTCCAACGGAGGTCAACAGTACGGCCACGCCAAACATGTCCTCCAACCATGATTCACGAGGTTGGAGTTTCCTACAGTTTCTCGACAATGTTTCTTCAGCTCCCAAAGAAACAATGGAGAAAGAAAATGTGTACGTCCATCCTTTGACGAAGCAATATTCATCCTCAAGACTGAGCGAAAAAAGCTTGGAATTATGCACTGAAAATTTGGGGAGTGAGACGGGCAGTGATATCATGGATATCAGCATTTTGTCACTGTCTTCATCCAATTCTCCAACGAGCTCTGAAGATTCTTGGATAAAACAAGAAGGAAAGCTGCCTCAAGAAGCGGAAACATCATCGAAGTGTAAGGTGAATAATTCTCGAAATTTTCCACCTCCCTTGACTACAATAAGTGGTTCAAATTCACTCCAATTTAGACCCCACCGGGAAGATGGAAGATTAGTTATTCACGCCGTCGAGGCCCCATTGAAACATAACTATTTTCAAGCCGAACGAAGCCATGGCCGCCTTAGGCTATCTTTTTTGATAGATCATGCTACTAAGTTTGCCTCGCAATTGACTCGAATGGAAGAAGATGAAGTCGATGTTAGTGACGACGAAGATGAAGATTGCTATCAActagaggaagaagaagatgacgAAGAAGGATGCAATATTTTTGATGTTGATGTTGAAACGGGAAGGGAAAAATTTCACAGGCTAATGACTACTAGATGCAACGAAGGTGGGCACGGGAACAACGGATTGTGTAATTGGCAGGAGCCTGTATGGGTGGCTACATCCTAA